From Rutidosis leptorrhynchoides isolate AG116_Rl617_1_P2 chromosome 3, CSIRO_AGI_Rlap_v1, whole genome shotgun sequence, a single genomic window includes:
- the LOC139896541 gene encoding putative pentatricopeptide repeat-containing protein At3g47840, giving the protein MVISARICVRRSYTTSCIAYAQTIIKPPPVQALNNVTSSAMYEVNYKLKELVKSGRLSDARQLFDKLPQRDGVTWITVISGYLKASNSSEAWLLFSKMWVDPTQQMDPFLLSTALKTCALSFSAKPGESLHGYCVKTDFASSVFVGSALIDMYMKIGKINEGCKVFDEMPIRNVVSWTAIITGLVRAGLNVEGISYFAELCRNNMNYDSYTLAITLKACADACLLRIGKEMHTQILKKGFDSTSFVANALTTMYSKCGKGEYALYMFEKIKTKDVVSWTTIITSYLQTGQFHQCIRAFLRMRESEVSPNEYTFAAVISACAHIAKIDLCEQFHAHVLKTGLNGCMCVANSAMTMYSKCGKLHLSSIIFQEMTQRDIVSWSTIIGGYAQGGFGEAAFQYLSLMRKNGPKPTEFALASVLSVCGNMAILEQGKQLHAHCVSVGLNHTAMVRSGLINMYSKCGSIQESLRLFNEAKHNDIVSWTAMINGYAEHGLSQQAINLFERLTEVGLRPDTVTFIGVLTACTHAGLVDLGYHYFNLITQYKLSLSKEHYGCMIDLLCRAGRLHEAVNMITDMPYNGDDVVWSTLLRACRLHGNVELGALAARKILEMDPTCATTHITLANLYSAKGKWKEAAGIRRLMRTKGVIKEPGWSWIKIRDNVFAFAAGDRTHPQWEDIYRVLALLPSKEVCISAKNLFLYNIDELDEQFGYSEIDEFEASGKISVY; this is encoded by the coding sequence ATGGTTATATCAGCGAGAATATGTGTCAGGAGATCGTATACAACATCATGCATCGCCTATGCTCAAACTATAATCAAACCTCCACCAGTTCAAGCACTCAACAATGTCACTTCATCCGCTATGTACGAAGTAAACTATAAGCTAAAAGAGCTTGTTAAATCAGGTAGGCTGAGTGACGCACGCCAACTGTTTGATAAATTGCCTCAAAGAGATGGAGTCACATGGATTACTGTCATATCTGGCTATTTGAAGGCTTCTAATTCATCTGAAGCTTGGTTACTATTTTCCAAAATGTGGGTCGATCCGACTCAACAAATGGATCCCTTCTTGCTTAGTACAGCACTCAAAACATGTGCTCTTAGTTTTAGTGCAAAACCAGGAGAATCGCTTCAcggatattgtgtaaaaaccgaTTTTGCGAGTTCTGTGTTTGTTGGTAGTGCTCTTATAGACATGTATATGAAAATTGGGAAAATTAATGAGGGGTgtaaagtgtttgatgaaatgccgatAAGGAATGTGGTTTCTTGGACCGCGATTATAACTGGGTTGGTACGTGCTGGTTTGAACGTGGAGGGAATTTCATATTTTGCAGAGTTATGTAGAAACAATATGAATTATGACTCGTACACGCTGGCTATTACATTGAAGGCGTGTGCTGATGCTTGTTTGTTACGTATTGGTAAGGAAATGCATACACAAATATTAAAGAAAGGTTTTGATTCGACTTCATTTGTGGCAAATGCCCTTACTACCATGTATAGCAAATGCGGGAAAGGAGAATATGCATTGTACATGTTTGAGAAAATTAAGACCAAAGACGTGGTTTCCTGGACAACTATTATAACATCATATCTTCAGACAGGTCAATTTCACCAGTGTATTCGAGCGTTCTTGCGTATGCGGGAATCAGAAGTGAGCCCTAATGAGTACACTTTTGCAGCAGTTATATCTGCTTGTGCACATATTGCTAAGATTGATTTGTGTGAACAATTTCATGCTCATGTGTTGAAAACTGGTCTTAATGGTTGTATGTGCGTAGCTAATTCAGCCATGACCATGTATTCAAAATGCGGGAAGTTGCATTTATCTTCGATCATTTTTCAAGAAATGACTCAACGAGACATTGTTTCGTGGAGTACTATAATTGGAGGGTACGCTCAAGGCGGTTTTGGTGAAGCAGCTTTTCAATACCTTTCATTAATGAGAAAAAACGGACCCAAACCGACTGAATTTGCATTAGCTAGTGTGTTAAGTGTGTGTGGAAATATGGCTATTCTTGAACAAGGGAAACAACTACACGCACATTGCGTTAGTGTTGGTTTGAACCATACAGCTATGGTTCGAAGTGGTTTGATCAATATGTATTCAAAATGTGGTAGCATTCAAGAATCTTTAAGGTTATTTAATGAGGCTAAACATAATGATATTGTATCATGGACCGCAATGATTAATGGATATGCTGAACATGGGTTGAGTCAACAAGCTATTAACTTGTTTGAGCGGCTAACTGAGGTTGGTTTAAGGCCAGATACAGTGACCTTTATTGGTGTTTTAACCGCATGTACCCATGCCGGTCTAGTTGACCTTGGTTATCATTACTTTAATCTGATTACACAGTACAAACTAAGTTTATCTAAAGAACATTATGGTTGCATGATTGATCTGCTTTGTAGAGCCGGGCGACTTCATGAGGCGGTAAACATGATAACCGACATGCCTTATAATGGAGACGATGTTGTTTGGTCAACTCTTTTGAGAGCTTGTAGATTACATGGAAACGTAGAATTAGGCGCACTTGCTGCAAGAAAAATTCTTGAAATGGACCCCACGTGTGCAACGACACACATTACGTTGGCGAATTTGTATTCTGCTAAAGGTAAATGGAAAGAAGCAGCTGGAATTAGGAGATTAATGAGAACAAAAGGTGTTATTAAGGAACCTGGTTGGTCTTGGATTAAGATTAGGGATAACGTGTTTGCGTTTGCAGCAGGAGATCGTACTCATCCTCAATGGGAAGATATATATCGCGTATtggcgttattaccttcaaaagaagtttgcattagtGCAAAAAATTTGTTTCTTTACAACATAGATGAACTCGACGAGCAATTTGGGTACTCAGAGATCGACGAGTTTGAAGCATCTGGTAAGATTTCTGTTTATTGA
- the LOC139900224 gene encoding lipid phosphate phosphatase epsilon 2, chloroplastic-like, with amino-acid sequence MIITSFETRVVEGNECGETCVYAFEQEAFMESSGDSYHQTANVIHLVFNRLSIWFIAATYGGVILLRQDDLALWAVVGSVLNVVLSIILKHIINQERPYSDVYSGPGMPSTHAQSISFAAVFIILSITEWLEVNGLSVILSGVVIAVGVYLSWLRVLLGYHTTGQVVAGTVVGSIFFVLWFCTCDEMLLKTHYLCLSN; translated from the exons ATGATAATTACGTCGTTTGAGACTCGAGTTGTGGAAGGTAATGAATGTGGAGAAACTTGCGTTTACGCTTTTGAACAGGAAGCTTTTATGGAGAGTAGTGGGGATTCGTATCATCAAACAGCCAATGTCATCCACCTTGTTTTTAACCGTTTG AGTATCTGGTTTATTGCTGCAACTTATGGTGGAGTTATTCTTTTAAGGCAAGATGATTTAGCACTGTGGGCTGTTGTAGGTTCTGTTTTGAACGTTGTATTATCGATCATACTGAAACACATTATAAACCAGGAGCGACCCTATTCCGACGTGTATTCTGGCCCTGGAATGCCGTCTACACATGCCCAATCGATATCGTTTGCAGCCGTGTTCATCATTCTTTCAA TCACCGAATGGCTAGAAGTGAACGGGCTTTCTGTTATTCTTAGTGGAGTAGTTATCGCAGTTGGGGTATATTTG TCATGGCTACGGGTACTACTAGGCTATCACACTACCGGCCAAGTGGTTGCGGGCACAGTCGTGGGGTCCATTTTCTTCGTATTATGGTTCTGCACATGCGATGAAATGCTTCTAAAGACACATTACTTATGCTTGTCAAATTAG